Below is a genomic region from Methanomassiliicoccales archaeon.
GCCAGCCTGAGCTCTCCCTCGCGGAACGTCTGTCCCAGGAGATGCTTGTCGCACGCCGCGACGACCACGTCACTGCCCTGTTTGTACACCCTGACGGTTATCAAATCAATTCCCGATCCTGTGTTTACGGAGTGCAACTAAACCCTGACACGCTATTATACTTTTGCCGGAACGGCCCGAGAGGGTCGGACCTTCGACTGGCTCAGTCCCCGCTGGACAGTTTGTAGAAGTCGTGGCTCGGCTCATATATGTCCCCGGCGTTGCGCAGCTTCTTCAGCGCTTCCCGCAGTTCCTGCTCGGTCAGGTTCTTCTCCGGGGCGTGCTCCAGCAGCGTCTTGAACGACACGCCTTTGCCCGGCTCGGAGTTGGAGTGTATGAGGGTACGAACGACCGCGATCTTGTTGCGGTCGGTCTTGGAGAACCCGGTCATTACCTTGTCCACGTCCATGCTGCCGGAATCGCGGGCCATCTTGTTCAGGTAGAACTCGACGATGCGCACCGCCCTGTCGGCGTCCTCCTTGGCAACGACATTGCTCAGTCTTATCCTGGCCGATGCCTCGGAAAGGCGGATGAAGGCTTCCAGCTGACGGGCGGTGATCGGTACGGAAGCGCCTTGGACCTCACCCAGCTTACGGATCGAGAGGTATTTGTCCTGGATGATCTTTCGCGCTTCCTTGCTCATCACCGGCACGTACCGCTTGGAGTGCGCCACGTACTTACGGAGGAACTCCTTGTCATAGACCGGTTTCAGTTTGTCCGTGTCCTCCATTATCTTCTTATAGTCCACGCCCAGGTCGTCCAACACGCTCAGGTCCTCGTGACGGCGCACTTCGCCCCGGACATGTCCCATGATGATGTGCTCGGCGATCCTGGTGTCCGTCTCCGCCTTCGGTTTATCGGTCAGCGCGAAGATCAGGTCGAACCTGGAAAGCAATGCTGGAGGCATATTGATCTGGTCAGAAAGGGACTCATTGTCATCGAAACGCCCATACTTCGGGTTGGCCGCGCCCAGCATGGAGCAGCGGCACTGCAATGTCGCGGTGATGCCGGCCTTGGCGACTGATATCCTCTGCGACTCCATGGCCTCGTGCATGGAGGAACGGTCCTGCTCGGTCATCTTGTCCAGCTCGTCGATGCAGTTATGGACGATGCCGCCATTGACCAGGAAGTTATGCTCGCCTTCGATCACCAGATCGTATACGTGACGCGGTCCGGCATGTCGTATCGAGACCACCGGGTTGAGCAAGATGCTGGACGCAGCAGATTGAACACCCGCTTCGCATAGAACCTCGTCGGAACCAATGCTGGTTCCCAGAGTGTTCCCTCTGCCTGATCGTACCGACCCGGAACTGAAATCTGTTGGAATCACAAGCGAATCCCCGATCTCAACCTTTCCAGCCTGAACCCAACCCTTTGGTGTCAAGATCTGGTGGTCAGATGTACAGATTATTTCATCTCCTGTCAGAAGCGTAAGGCCGATACAATCCTCAATCCCTTTGTCCAGATTCCTTATGACGCGGCCTTCGTTCCATCCTTTCCTGAAATTGATTACAATATCACCAGGACGCACTTCCTTCATCTTGGAGACCTTATTGTCCTTCAGAACGACAATCTGTTCTCCATCGATACATGCAAGACCTTTGTCTGCGAGCACGAGCGCACCTGCTTCCAGCGTCCACCTTCCATCGCCAAACTCGTCCTTCACCGCGGCGGCGGTGTTGTGCACCACGAACCCGTTCCCGATGAAGCTGTGGGCACCCTCCACGGTCAGATCGTATACGTGTTCGGGTATACCATCGACCTTCCGTTCTGTAGAAGTTACCCGGGACCAGTCCGGCTGGGAATGGTCTCCGGCAGGCCCTACCGTCATCACCTCGTCGTCCGCCGTCACGTCAGACGACCGGATCCATGCCGGATCCTCACCTATCCGGCTTAAAACCTGCGTCTCCGGGGTCAACGTTATCGACTGCCCAGACTCCTCTTTGAGTTCCACAAGAAATGAAGGGGTGGCTATGCGGAAGACTGACGATACTGGCCTAGTGACCGGCAGACCGTCGGCAGACACCGTTTTAAGGCCGTTAACACCCACTTCCTGCCGATATACGCCTTTTTCGACTTCCGTTGGAGATTTGATCCTGCTTTCCACGAACTCCCCTATCTCGATAAGCTTCCCTTTCACCTCGATCTTGGTGTCCCCAGCGACGCAAAGTCCTGCGGCCGAGGAGGACTTGCCTGAAGCATAGATGCCTCTGGGTGCTAGCTCGGACATGTAGCGCAACAGCTGAGAGTTGTGCGACAGGATGCCGTTGGCAACGAAGATGTGGGTGTTCTCCACCTCCAGGTCATAGACGAACGGTTCCGGTGCCGGGACCTCGGTCTTCGACACGACCTTTTCGAACTGTATGCCGCGCTTCCATCCGTTGTCTTCCTGTCCGCATTCGCCCTGTCCCTTGGTGACGGCGATCTCCTGTCCGACATAGATCTTCGTTGCATGGCGCATTGCGAGCCACATGCCGTTCTGAACGAACAGCGGATGAGTCGGTGTGACGGTTATCTTCCTGCCGCTTTCGGTGACGAACTCGAACAGCCTCTTCGGCGCCGTCCTCTTCCAGGCTCTGACCGCCCGGCCAGGCTCTATGACCCCCCGTTCGGTGAAGGTCATTACCTGGATGTCGATCTCGGCATAGACCCCGTCGTCAACTTCCTGGCTGCCGAACTCGGTCAACGCCCCCTCCACCAGGTCCTTGATCCTCATACAGTTACCTGACCCGAGCATCACCTCGGAATCGCCCGTGACGCACTTTGCCACACCGGGGTCTCCGACGAGAAGGATATGGATGTCGCCCCTGACCCTAGTACCGTCATCCAACTGCTTGTGCGAGCCGCCGAACAGCTGCAATGCCATAGACTCCTTGACCTCGTCATAGCCATAGATGGTGGGGCTGATCGACTTGATGATCTTGCTGAAGACGTTGGGAGAATGGGCTTCCTGTATGATCAGTTCCTCTTCCTCCGGAGTTATGTTGACCTCTTCATACTCATGCTCCTGGAACTCCACCGAGTGCACTTCCAGGTTGATGTCGAACAATGTCGATTTATTGTTCCCCTGGGCCTTCTGCACCGAACGTAGAATGCCATTGATGACTATGCGGTCACCAGGCGATACCGTTCCCGCCAGATCGTCCTCTAGATAGCCGGTCAGCCTCTCCGGCTGGGCTCCGCCACGGAGGCCCTCCGGATTCTCCTGGATCTCAATCTTTTGGGTATCGACATAGCTGGACTCCTCGGTCAGCAATGTGAACTTGGTGCTGCCGCCGGACCGCCCGCAACCGTTCTGTTCCTTATAGCACTCCAGAGGCTCCTTGAACTGGAGCCCTTCCTGGATCTCCACTATCTTGGCAGGACAGCGGAAGCATCGGAAGACCGCTTCCACCAGTTTGGGGCGGACGTCGGTCGCCTTACGGACCAGCCCCTCTATCGCCACCAGCTTGCCCAGGTGCTCGCTTCTTAGCTTACGGACATCGACACGAGAGTCCGGCGCCAGCGCCTTGAACCTCAAATGGATCTCGTAGTTTCCCCGGGTCTGCTGCACCTGCTTGCGCACCACAGACTCACCGATGGAGAGCACGCGCTCCGGTTCCTCCAGCATGAACTGGGCCATGTCCGGGTCGAACTGGTCCAGCTCGGCATATGCGATGTTGATGGAACGTACCTCCGGATAAAGGTCGGCCACCTCCGCTACCCTAACCCGGTTCTCACTGGACTCGAAGAACTCTTCCCAACGCGCGGCGAGGTCCTCATCGGTATAATCGATCGGCAAAATGAACACCTTCTTTGGTGCAAAGAATCGTGACGGGGCGTTTGACTGCCTGCGTGATCGTTTGCTTAGAAGTGATTAGGGCAGTGGGATAAAAGGGTTATTCTTGATGTCACGCTGCACCGGAAACCATTACTGGAAAAGAGGCCGGGTTGGCGGATGACGTCTCAATTCCGCAATTGCGGCACGTAATCGGCCTGAACCTCGACCACCTCGGCGCTGGTCTCGCATTCCGAATAGCGGTCGAGGGGCTCCTGGTTCAGGATTATGAACTGCTCCCCCCAGGTGAACTTGGAAAGGATCGAACGGGCCTGGTCCTTCTCTCCCAGGATGTATAGGGTGGCTGCAAGCGCCTCCACCGAGCTGAGCATCAGGGGCTTGCCCCAATTGACCGGGTTGGCGGCCAGAAGATACGGCAATGCCCTAGGCAGGACGCTCTTCTTTAGCTGCGGCACGGCGTC
It encodes:
- a CDS encoding DUF367 family protein, translating into MAISLFVYDEHQCDPKKCTSRKMIKFNLVQELSSFKSIPYGSVVLWPFAEKAVSREDLPSARTHGIVVLDVSWGNIDAVPQLKKSVLPRALPYLLAANPVNWGKPLMLSSVEALAATLYILGEKDQARSILSKFTWGEQFIILNQEPLDRYSECETSAEVVEVQADYVPQLRN